A region of Geobacillus sp. 46C-IIa DNA encodes the following proteins:
- a CDS encoding DUF6044 family protein yields MPAIEKRLLFFSLLAIALYVSPYFVLGEDAHMRVHDNLDSNIAWYKVLARSGELFGPVDGIIPQIINGLPRNAFGTEFSGIVWLHALFPSVYAYGISQAITRVFAFIGMYLLLKTHVLPDRRWLWIRIGAALTFALTPFWPSGMLSTLGMPLALWAFLNIRNGERSWVNWAVLTFLPLYSSFVLGFFFFLSALGVWWLIDIIRGKGWNWRFFAAIAYMTTLYLAVDYRLVHSLLFSDEPTSRDEYFHARLPLWRVIRLTFKNYVLGHTHVMTVHGFVILPVTLIALYFVWKRKRWRQEMPFVVLHVLNFALSTWYAFWFYKGWLPLTERFDLLDKFNFARYHFLRPMVIYVLFAMALKIVWQEGRRWRAVGAAAIALQLLVLISYNEEIVYRNKPSFREFYAEKQFADIREYIGRPVHTYRVASIGIHPVIAQYNGFYTLDTYNNFYPLEYKYRFRRIIAKELEKNKKLREYFDEWGGRCYLFVDELGKRYMFKKNSKRTIRHLELNTEAFYEMGGRYIFSALPIENAAENALRLERVFRSDESAWTIYLYKVVREGGR; encoded by the coding sequence GTGCCGGCGATTGAAAAGCGACTCCTGTTCTTCTCGCTGCTTGCCATCGCCTTGTACGTGTCACCGTATTTTGTGCTCGGTGAAGATGCCCATATGCGCGTTCACGACAATTTGGACTCGAACATCGCTTGGTATAAAGTGCTCGCCCGCAGCGGCGAATTGTTCGGGCCGGTCGATGGGATCATTCCGCAGATCATTAACGGGCTGCCGCGCAACGCGTTCGGCACGGAATTCAGCGGCATCGTTTGGCTCCATGCTTTGTTTCCGTCCGTTTATGCCTACGGAATCAGCCAAGCGATCACTCGCGTCTTTGCGTTCATCGGCATGTATTTGCTGTTGAAAACGCATGTCTTGCCAGACCGTCGTTGGCTGTGGATTCGCATCGGCGCTGCTTTGACGTTTGCGCTGACACCGTTTTGGCCGTCGGGAATGTTAAGCACGCTCGGCATGCCGCTTGCGCTTTGGGCGTTTTTAAACATCCGCAACGGCGAGCGCTCATGGGTGAACTGGGCGGTGTTGACGTTCTTGCCGCTGTATTCAAGTTTTGTTCTCGGCTTTTTCTTTTTCTTAAGTGCGCTCGGTGTTTGGTGGCTGATTGACATCATCCGCGGCAAAGGCTGGAACTGGCGGTTTTTCGCCGCGATCGCCTATATGACAACGCTCTATTTGGCGGTCGATTACCGGCTCGTTCATTCGCTTTTGTTTTCTGATGAACCGACGAGCCGTGACGAATATTTCCACGCCCGTTTGCCGCTTTGGCGCGTCATTCGGTTGACGTTCAAAAACTACGTGCTCGGGCACACGCATGTGATGACCGTGCACGGGTTCGTCATCTTGCCGGTGACGTTGATCGCCTTGTATTTCGTTTGGAAACGGAAGCGTTGGCGGCAGGAAATGCCGTTTGTCGTGCTGCACGTGCTGAACTTTGCCTTGTCTACGTGGTATGCGTTTTGGTTTTACAAAGGATGGCTGCCGCTTACCGAACGATTTGATTTGCTCGATAAGTTCAATTTTGCCCGCTATCATTTCTTGCGGCCGATGGTCATTTATGTCTTGTTTGCGATGGCGCTGAAAATTGTTTGGCAGGAAGGGCGAAGGTGGCGGGCGGTCGGTGCGGCGGCAATCGCTTTGCAGCTGTTGGTGCTCATCTCGTATAACGAGGAAATCGTCTACCGCAATAAACCGTCGTTCCGTGAATTTTACGCCGAAAAGCAGTTTGCTGACATTCGTGAATATATCGGCCGTCCTGTGCATACATACCGCGTCGCCAGCATTGGCATCCATCCGGTGATCGCGCAATACAACGGTTTTTACACACTTGATACGTACAACAATTTCTATCCGTTGGAATATAAATACCGCTTCCGCCGCATCATTGCCAAAGAACTCGAAAAAAACAAAAAACTGCGCGAGTATTTCGATGAGTGGGGCGGGCGCTGTTACTTGTTCGTCGATGAGCTCGGCAAGCGCTATATGTTTAAGAAAAACTCGAAACGGACGATCCGCCATCTTGAATTGAACACGGAGGCGTTTTACGAGATGGGCGGGCGCTACATTTTTTCGGCGCTGCCGATTGAAAACGCAGCGGAAAACGCCCTTCGCCTTGAACGGGTGTTCCGCTCTGATGAGTCGGCTTGGACGATCTACTTATACAAAGTGGTGCGGGAAGGAGGTAGATGA
- the pxpA gene encoding 5-oxoprolinase subunit PxpA: MKTIDLNCDFGESFGVYRIGQEEILSYVTSVNIACGFHAGDPLVMRQTVQLAVRHGVAIGAHPGFPDLLGFGRRMMAVSPEEVYAYVVYQIGALSAFVKAEGGVMTHVKPHGALYNMAAKDTALSEAIAKAVYDVDPSLVLYGLAGSELIRAGQAYGLRTASEVFADRTYQADGSLTPRSDPQAVIADEDEAVKQVLTMIRDRRVRSVQGSDVTIEADTVCLHGDNRQAVRFAKRLREALQKEGVAIQAMRQEERR; the protein is encoded by the coding sequence GTGAAAACGATTGATTTGAATTGTGATTTTGGTGAAAGTTTTGGCGTGTATCGGATCGGGCAGGAAGAGATCTTGTCGTATGTCACTTCCGTCAATATTGCTTGCGGGTTTCACGCCGGCGACCCACTCGTCATGCGGCAAACGGTGCAACTGGCTGTCCGGCACGGCGTCGCCATCGGCGCTCATCCGGGATTCCCCGATTTACTTGGCTTCGGGCGGCGGATGATGGCCGTTTCGCCGGAGGAAGTGTATGCGTACGTCGTGTACCAAATCGGCGCGCTATCGGCGTTCGTCAAGGCGGAAGGCGGCGTGATGACGCACGTGAAGCCGCACGGCGCCCTGTACAATATGGCGGCGAAGGATACAGCGCTTTCAGAAGCGATCGCCAAAGCGGTGTATGATGTGGACCCATCGCTCGTCTTATACGGTTTGGCAGGCAGCGAGCTCATCCGCGCCGGACAGGCATACGGCTTGCGGACGGCGAGTGAAGTGTTCGCTGACCGCACCTACCAAGCAGACGGTTCGCTCACACCAAGAAGCGACCCGCAGGCTGTCATTGCCGATGAAGACGAAGCGGTCAAGCAAGTGCTCACGATGATCCGTGACCGGCGCGTCCGTTCGGTGCAAGGGTCGGACGTGACGATCGAAGCTGATACTGTCTGCCTGCACGGCGACAATAGGCAGGCGGTGCGGTTTGCCAAACGGCTGCGTGAAGCGCTGCAAAAGGAAGGCGTCGCCATTCAGGCGATGCGGCAGGAGGAGAGACGATGA
- a CDS encoding biotin-dependent carboxyltransferase family protein, whose amino-acid sequence MIDVMDGGFFTTVQDGGRSGYRHAGVPVGGAMDAWAYRLANALVGNEEDEAVLEATMAGPTLRFHVETVIAVCGGDFPCKLNGRPLPLWKPAIVRPGDILEIGVCRAGWRAYIAVSGGIAVPPVMGSRSTYVPARLGGLSGRPLQPGDALPTGAACRHRVAKPLRWGLARSASRYIGGKTKMVRAVPGPEYCEFTPESCGQFFAARYEVTPQSDRIGYRLFGPALALGREREMVSEAVVFGTVQVPASGQPIVLMADSQTTGGYPRIAQVAAADLPVLAQARPGDCVQFQPIAPEEAERLYIEQQQRLGRWIAAIRRQWGGEQ is encoded by the coding sequence ATGATTGATGTGATGGATGGCGGATTTTTTACAACGGTCCAAGATGGCGGGCGCAGCGGCTACCGACATGCCGGCGTGCCGGTCGGCGGAGCGATGGACGCTTGGGCGTACCGCCTCGCCAACGCGCTTGTTGGCAATGAGGAGGATGAAGCGGTGCTCGAAGCGACGATGGCCGGTCCGACCCTTCGCTTTCACGTTGAGACGGTCATCGCTGTATGTGGCGGTGATTTCCCGTGCAAGCTCAATGGACGGCCGCTTCCGCTTTGGAAACCGGCAATCGTTCGGCCGGGGGACATCCTAGAGATCGGCGTGTGCCGGGCGGGGTGGCGTGCGTATATCGCGGTGTCAGGCGGCATCGCTGTTCCGCCTGTCATGGGCAGCCGCTCGACATACGTCCCCGCACGGCTCGGCGGCTTATCAGGCCGCCCGCTCCAGCCAGGGGATGCGCTGCCGACGGGCGCTGCATGCCGGCACCGCGTTGCCAAGCCGCTTCGCTGGGGGTTGGCCCGTTCAGCCAGCCGATATATCGGTGGAAAAACGAAAATGGTGCGCGCCGTTCCCGGGCCGGAATATTGCGAGTTTACGCCGGAAAGCTGCGGGCAGTTTTTCGCCGCTCGTTACGAGGTGACACCGCAGTCTGACCGGATTGGCTACCGGCTTTTTGGTCCGGCATTGGCGCTTGGGCGTGAGCGGGAGATGGTGTCGGAAGCGGTTGTGTTCGGCACAGTGCAAGTTCCCGCATCCGGCCAGCCGATCGTGTTGATGGCCGACAGCCAGACAACGGGCGGCTATCCGCGCATCGCCCAAGTGGCGGCAGCCGATTTGCCTGTATTGGCGCAGGCGCGACCGGGCGATTGCGTTCAGTTTCAGCCGATTGCGCCGGAAGAAGCGGAGCGGCTTTATATCGAACAACAGCAGCGGCTCGGCCGATGGATCGCGGCCATTCGCCGCCAATGGGGGGGAGAACAGTGA
- a CDS encoding long-chain fatty acid--CoA ligase codes for MNTRHYPYWPKRLSKTLTVPETTLVDHLETTAKRYPNKTAVYYYGAAYSYKQLLDDVNALAGYLQQKLSVKPGDRVLLYMQNSPQFIISYYAILRAEAIVVPINPMNTSEELSFYVNDCETKVGLVGQELLDKAVPLFDRTPLEHIIVAAYSDYASNESSVALPAEVAAPRRMVKDVRLSLWADCLDAGLPPLPYRGHVDDIAVLPYTSGTTGVPKGCIHPHRTVNANTVGAYYWGNVTSDSVALATLPFFHVTGMVHSMHVPIFAGSAIVLMTRWDRDAAARLIERYRCTHWVNISTMLIDFLANPALGRYDISSLSSISGGGAALPEAVGEKLFELTGVRYFEGYGLSETISQTHFNPPDRPKLQCLGVPAFDVDARIIDPATGRELGVGEVGEIVVHGPQVFRGYYRREKETKEAFIELDGKRFFRTGDIGRMDEEGYFFIVDRVKRMINASGYKVWPTEVESFLYKHPAVQQACVVGVPDPRRGETVKAFIVLHDEYVGKVTEEEIIEWAKTQMAAYKYPRLVEFRPSLPMTSSGKLLWRKLQEEEYEKAGKGANA; via the coding sequence ATGAATACACGCCACTACCCATACTGGCCGAAGCGGCTGTCGAAAACGCTGACCGTTCCGGAAACAACGCTCGTCGATCATTTGGAAACGACGGCAAAGCGTTATCCGAACAAAACGGCGGTCTATTACTACGGAGCTGCATATTCGTACAAACAGCTGCTCGATGACGTCAACGCGCTTGCCGGCTACTTGCAGCAAAAGCTGTCCGTCAAGCCGGGCGACCGCGTCCTGTTGTACATGCAAAATTCTCCGCAATTTATCATCTCCTACTATGCCATTTTGCGTGCTGAAGCGATTGTCGTGCCGATCAACCCGATGAACACCTCAGAAGAGCTTTCCTTTTACGTCAACGATTGTGAAACGAAAGTCGGTCTTGTTGGACAGGAGCTGCTTGACAAAGCCGTTCCGCTTTTCGACCGGACGCCGCTTGAGCATATCATTGTCGCTGCGTACTCCGATTATGCGTCCAATGAATCATCGGTTGCTTTGCCTGCTGAAGTGGCAGCACCGCGGCGGATGGTCAAGGATGTGCGTCTCTCCTTATGGGCGGATTGCCTTGATGCCGGCTTGCCGCCACTTCCATACCGCGGCCATGTCGATGACATTGCTGTCTTGCCGTATACATCTGGGACGACTGGGGTGCCAAAAGGCTGCATCCACCCGCACCGGACGGTGAACGCCAACACGGTCGGCGCCTATTATTGGGGCAATGTGACGAGCGATTCGGTCGCCTTGGCGACGCTGCCGTTTTTCCACGTCACCGGGATGGTGCACAGCATGCATGTGCCGATTTTTGCCGGCTCAGCGATCGTGCTCATGACGCGCTGGGACCGGGACGCCGCTGCGCGGCTCATCGAGCGGTATCGCTGCACCCATTGGGTGAACATTAGCACGATGTTGATCGACTTTTTGGCCAACCCGGCGCTTGGCCGGTATGACATTTCCTCGCTTTCAAGCATTTCCGGCGGTGGAGCGGCGCTGCCGGAAGCGGTCGGGGAAAAATTGTTCGAGCTCACCGGCGTCCGCTATTTTGAGGGGTATGGGTTGTCGGAGACGATTTCGCAGACGCATTTCAATCCGCCGGATCGGCCGAAGTTGCAATGCCTTGGCGTGCCGGCATTCGATGTTGATGCACGCATCATCGACCCGGCGACCGGACGGGAGCTTGGCGTTGGTGAAGTTGGGGAAATCGTTGTCCATGGCCCGCAAGTGTTCCGCGGCTACTACCGGCGTGAAAAGGAAACGAAAGAGGCGTTCATTGAATTGGACGGAAAACGGTTTTTCCGCACCGGTGACATCGGGCGGATGGACGAGGAAGGTTATTTCTTCATCGTCGACCGCGTCAAACGGATGATCAATGCTTCCGGATATAAAGTTTGGCCGACCGAAGTCGAATCGTTCCTTTATAAACATCCAGCCGTCCAGCAGGCGTGCGTCGTCGGCGTGCCGGATCCGCGCCGCGGCGAAACGGTCAAAGCGTTTATCGTCCTTCACGACGAGTATGTGGGCAAAGTGACAGAAGAAGAGATCATCGAGTGGGCCAAAACGCAAATGGCGGCGTACAAATACCCGCGCCTCGTCGAGTTCCGTCCGTCACTGCCGATGACATCAAGCGGCAAGCTGCTTTGGCGGAAATTGCAAGAAGAAGAATATGAAAAAGCGGGGAAAGGGGCGAACGCCTAA
- a CDS encoding NRAMP family divalent metal transporter encodes MNRKESRLSVLIGAVFLMATSAIGPGFLTQTTVFTAQLAASFGFVILLSILLDIGAQANIWRIIAVSERRAQDIANAVLPGLGYVLAAFVLLGGLAFNIGNIGGAGLGFNVLFGMSPETGAIVSAIIAIAIFLVREAGKAMDRFAQLLGLVMIALTLYVVFTAKPPLGEAAVRAVVPEKIDFLAIVTLVGGTVGGYITFAGGHRLLDAGIKGKDSLTEVTKSAVSAIGVASLMRILLFLAAFGVVAQGLTLDQTNPPASVFRLAAGEIGYRLFGIVMWAAAITSVVGSAYTSVSFIRTFHPVLDRFHRWIIVLFILISTVVFVSIGRPVKTLILAGTLNGLILPLSLGVMLVAAYRRDIVGDYRHPLWLTAFGAIVVALMAYMGVYTAAQQLPQLFQ; translated from the coding sequence ATGAACAGGAAAGAAAGTAGATTAAGCGTACTCATTGGGGCTGTCTTTTTAATGGCGACATCCGCCATCGGCCCGGGATTTTTGACGCAAACGACCGTATTTACCGCTCAACTGGCGGCTAGCTTCGGGTTTGTCATTTTGCTTTCCATTTTGCTTGATATCGGCGCCCAAGCGAACATTTGGCGCATTATCGCCGTTTCCGAGCGGCGGGCGCAAGATATTGCCAACGCCGTGCTGCCCGGTCTCGGGTACGTGTTGGCGGCGTTTGTGCTCCTTGGCGGACTGGCCTTTAATATCGGCAACATTGGTGGTGCCGGGCTTGGGTTCAACGTGCTGTTCGGCATGTCTCCAGAGACCGGGGCGATCGTGAGCGCCATCATCGCCATCGCCATTTTTCTCGTCCGCGAAGCCGGCAAGGCGATGGACCGTTTTGCCCAACTGCTTGGGCTTGTCATGATCGCGCTGACGCTCTATGTTGTGTTTACAGCCAAGCCGCCGCTTGGTGAGGCGGCCGTTCGGGCGGTCGTTCCCGAAAAAATCGACTTTTTGGCCATTGTGACGCTCGTTGGTGGGACAGTCGGCGGGTATATTACGTTTGCCGGCGGCCATCGGCTGCTTGATGCCGGCATCAAAGGGAAAGACAGTTTGACGGAAGTGACGAAAAGTGCGGTCTCGGCGATCGGTGTCGCCTCGCTCATGCGCATTTTGCTGTTTTTGGCCGCGTTTGGCGTCGTTGCCCAAGGATTGACACTTGACCAAACCAATCCGCCAGCTTCGGTGTTCCGGCTCGCCGCTGGCGAAATCGGCTACCGCCTGTTCGGCATCGTGATGTGGGCGGCCGCCATTACGTCGGTGGTCGGCTCGGCCTACACATCGGTGTCGTTCATCCGCACGTTCCATCCGGTTTTGGACCGGTTCCACCGCTGGATCATTGTGTTGTTTATCTTAATCTCAACGGTCGTGTTTGTCTCGATCGGCCGCCCGGTGAAAACATTAATTTTAGCCGGAACGCTAAACGGGCTCATTCTCCCGCTGTCGCTTGGGGTGATGCTTGTCGCCGCCTATAGGCGGGACATCGTCGGCGACTATCGCCATCCGCTTTGGCTCACCGCGTTTGGCGCTATTGTCGTCGCCTTGATGGCATATATGGGCGTGTATACAGCCGCACAGCAGCTGCCGCAGCTGTTTCAGTGA
- a CDS encoding phosphotriesterase: MATMVETVLGPVAADQLGKTLIHEHFLFGYPGFQGDVTNGPFREDEALRVAIEAAEKMKRHGVQTVVDPTPNDCGRDPAFLRRVAEETGLNIICATGYYYEGEGAPPYFKFRQLLGTAEDDIYGMFMTELTEGIAGTGVKAGVIKLASSKGRITEYEKLFFRAAARAQKETGAVIITHTQEGTMGPEQAAYLLEHGADPKKIVIGHMCGNTDPDYHRRTLAYGVYIAFDRFGIQGMVGAPADDERVRTLLALLRDGYADRIMLSHDTVNLWLGRPFTLPEPFAEMMNNWHVEHLFVNILPALKNEGIGDKELEQMVVRNPAALFSA, translated from the coding sequence ATGGCAACGATGGTAGAGACGGTTCTTGGCCCAGTGGCGGCGGATCAGCTCGGCAAAACGCTCATCCATGAGCATTTCCTGTTCGGTTATCCCGGTTTTCAAGGCGATGTGACAAACGGCCCGTTCCGCGAAGACGAAGCGCTTCGCGTGGCGATCGAAGCGGCGGAGAAAATGAAACGGCACGGCGTCCAAACGGTCGTTGACCCGACGCCGAATGACTGCGGGCGCGATCCGGCGTTTTTGCGGCGCGTCGCTGAAGAAACCGGGTTGAACATCATTTGCGCCACCGGCTATTACTATGAAGGGGAAGGGGCGCCGCCGTATTTCAAGTTCCGCCAGCTGCTCGGGACCGCTGAGGACGACATTTATGGTATGTTTATGACCGAATTGACCGAAGGCATTGCCGGCACGGGGGTCAAAGCCGGCGTCATTAAGCTTGCCTCAAGCAAAGGGCGCATCACCGAGTACGAGAAGTTGTTTTTCCGCGCCGCCGCCCGCGCGCAAAAAGAAACGGGCGCGGTCATCATCACTCACACGCAAGAAGGAACGATGGGGCCGGAGCAAGCTGCCTATTTGCTTGAGCACGGCGCCGATCCGAAAAAAATCGTCATCGGCCATATGTGCGGCAACACCGACCCAGATTACCACCGCCGAACGCTAGCTTACGGCGTCTATATCGCTTTTGATCGCTTCGGCATTCAAGGAATGGTCGGCGCGCCGGCTGATGACGAACGGGTTCGCACGCTGCTTGCCCTTCTTCGCGACGGGTATGCCGATCGGATCATGCTTTCCCATGATACGGTCAATCTTTGGCTTGGCCGCCCGTTTACGCTGCCGGAGCCGTTTGCCGAAATGATGAACAACTGGCATGTCGAGCATTTGTTTGTGAACATCCTCCCGGCGTTGAAAAACGAAGGGATCGGCGACAAAGAGCTGGAACAAATGGTTGTCCGCAATCCGGCCGCCTTGTTCTCCGCTTAA
- a CDS encoding HAD family hydrolase — MDEATIKVIVFDLDGTLYEETEHFDYYAEQVAKRLQETDRPLFWNDYRAVLAGRHPLRIGSVYDTKEDLILQLEKGAVREAHRWSGEQLEARAAEALYPGAVTIDLDRFFSIGDLWWVPSSIGRHYGLTNEDTYAAFLETREWMMGPEFNMKGAPGLAETLAKLREKTALVLMTNSPEPDSEAILRKLGLAAVFHYKIFQAAKPVKTVAHLEAIRARFGVEYKQMLCVGDNVGNDILPARQLGCQTMLIDAYGLAKPDDADVIVASTSACVPVLRRLL; from the coding sequence ATGGACGAGGCAACTATTAAGGTCATCGTGTTTGATCTAGATGGAACGTTGTACGAGGAAACAGAGCATTTCGACTATTACGCCGAACAAGTGGCGAAACGGCTTCAGGAAACGGATCGCCCGCTTTTTTGGAACGATTACCGGGCGGTGCTTGCCGGGCGCCACCCGCTTCGCATTGGCAGTGTGTATGATACAAAAGAAGATTTGATTTTACAGCTTGAGAAAGGAGCTGTTCGCGAGGCGCACCGCTGGAGCGGCGAACAGCTGGAGGCCCGCGCCGCCGAAGCGCTCTATCCCGGGGCGGTCACGATCGACTTGGATCGGTTTTTCAGCATCGGCGATCTTTGGTGGGTGCCAAGTTCGATTGGCCGCCATTACGGATTGACGAACGAGGATACATATGCCGCATTTTTAGAAACGCGCGAATGGATGATGGGGCCGGAGTTTAACATGAAGGGGGCTCCGGGGCTTGCCGAGACGCTCGCCAAGCTGCGCGAGAAAACGGCGCTTGTGTTGATGACAAACAGCCCGGAACCGGACAGTGAAGCGATTTTGCGAAAGCTGGGGCTGGCGGCTGTATTCCATTATAAAATTTTCCAAGCCGCTAAACCGGTTAAAACGGTTGCCCATTTGGAAGCGATTCGGGCGCGCTTTGGGGTTGAGTACAAGCAAATGCTGTGCGTCGGCGACAATGTCGGAAACGATATTCTTCCCGCCCGCCAGCTCGGCTGTCAGACGATGTTGATTGACGCGTACGGTTTGGCGAAGCCGGATGATGCCGATGTCATCGTCGCTTCAACATCCGCGTGCGTGCCGGTGCTGCGCCGCCTATTGTAG